In the Nitrospirota bacterium genome, CCGCACCGTGGAATTTCACAAGACCTGCATCATGGACCGCTTGCACCTGCACAACCACGCCGACCTGGTTCGGGAAGCCGTGCGATGCGGCCTCATCGCGCCCTGACCTCGTAATCGTTCCGCGAAAACCTCGTAAGACCCCGAGTTCTCAGCCCCGGGCTCCGGTGCTAGAGTCCGCCTACCTCAATTAACCCGGAATGGTGTCCATGCGTTTCGCGAAAGGATGAGGATCGATGCGTCCCCGCGTCCTGCTGGCTGACGATCACCGGGTCGTGGTCGAAGGGCTCGTCACCCTCCTCACCCCGGTGTGCGACCTCGTGGAGACGGTGGAAGACGGCCGCGCACTGGTCGAGGCAGCGGTCCGTCTCGACCCGGACATCGTGGTCACCGACATTTCGCTCCCGCGGCTCAGCGGGATCGACGCCCTGGTGCAACTGAAGAAGAAACGGGTGCGGGCCAAGGTCATCTTCCTCACCATGCATCGGGACGCGGCCTACGCGGTGCGCGCGATGGAAGCGGGTGCGTCGGGGTTCGTGCTCAAACATTCGGCGTCCGCGGAGTTGCTCACCGCGATCCACGACGTGCTCAAGGGCAAGACCTACGTCACCCCGTTGCTCGACAACGGCAGGTGTGGGCAGGCGGAGCCGGCGCGGTCGCGAACTCGCGACGCCGCGTCCGGGCTGACTCCACGGCAACGTGAGGTCCTGCGTCTGGTGGCCGAAGGCCGCTCCGCCAAAGAGATCGCCGCGGCGCTGCACATCTCCCCGCGGACCGTGGAGTTTCACCGGAACAAGATCAAGGAAGAGCTGCATCTTCATAACCAATCCGAGCTGGTGCAGTTCGCGCTCAAACACGGGATTGCGGTGACCGTCACCTGGATTTCCGCCGTGGTTCACGCGGTGATCGCCTGATCTAATGACCTGATCTTATAGACGGACAATCGGTAACGCCAACAACGTCGGAAGACGAGGAGGAACAGGCGATGAGAAGACTGACACTGCCCAGTTGCACACTGGGGGCATTGCTCTTGGGTTCAACCGCTGCGTGGGCGGGGAGCGACTCCGGCCTCTACCTGGGCGCTTCGCTCGGTTCGGCCGGTCTCGACGTGTCGTCCGGCGGCGTCAGCTACGACGATAACGACGTCGCCTACAAGATTTTCGGGGGATACAACTTCGGACTGGTCCCGCTGGTCGATGTCGCCATCGAAGGATCCTATGTGGACTTCGGATCCGCTGAAGGAAGTGTTTC is a window encoding:
- a CDS encoding response regulator transcription factor; translation: MRPRVLLADDHRVVVEGLVTLLTPVCDLVETVEDGRALVEAAVRLDPDIVVTDISLPRLSGIDALVQLKKKRVRAKVIFLTMHRDAAYAVRAMEAGASGFVLKHSASAELLTAIHDVLKGKTYVTPLLDNGRCGQAEPARSRTRDAASGLTPRQREVLRLVAEGRSAKEIAAALHISPRTVEFHRNKIKEELHLHNQSELVQFALKHGIAVTVTWISAVVHAVIA